A genomic region of Pseudomonas sp. KU43P contains the following coding sequences:
- the thrS gene encoding threonine--tRNA ligase: protein MPVITLPDGSQRAFDHAVSVADVAASIGAGLAKATLAGKVDGKLVDACDLITHDAKLQIITPKDEEGLEIIRHSCAHLIGHAVKQLYPTAKMVIGPVIDEGFYYDIAYERPFTPEDLAAIEKRMQQLIEKDYDVVKKMTPRAEVIDVFKTRGEDYKLRLVEDMPDEQAMGLYYHEEYVDMCRGPHVPNTRFLKAFKLTKLSGAYWRGDAKNEQLQRVYGTAWADKKQLAAYIQRIEEAEKRDHRKIGKQLDLFHLQEEAPGMVFWHANGWTVYQVLEQYMRKIQRENGYQEIKTPQVVDRILWERSGHWSNYAENMFTTSSESRDFAVKPMNCPCHVQVFNQGLKSYRDLPLRLAEFGACHRNEPSGALHGIMRVRGFVQDDAHIFCTEDQVKKEAADFIKLTLDVYKDFGFTDVAMKLSTRPAKRVGSEELWDRAEGALADALNESGLEWEYQPGEGAFYGPKIEFTLRDCLGRNWQCGTLQYDPNLPERLDASYIAEDNARKRPVMLHRAILGSFERFIGMLIEHYAGVFPAWLAPTQAVIMNITDKQADFALEVEKSLNGSGFRAKSDLRNEKIGFKIREHTLLKVPYLLVIGDREVETQTVAVRTREGADLGSMPVAQFAELLTQAVSRRGRQESE, encoded by the coding sequence ATGCCCGTTATTACTCTTCCCGATGGCAGCCAACGCGCGTTCGATCACGCCGTTTCCGTAGCCGATGTTGCCGCGTCGATCGGTGCAGGTCTGGCAAAAGCCACCCTGGCCGGCAAGGTCGATGGCAAACTGGTCGATGCCTGCGACCTGATCACCCACGACGCCAAGCTGCAGATCATCACCCCTAAAGATGAAGAGGGACTGGAGATCATCCGTCACTCGTGCGCCCACCTGATCGGCCACGCGGTGAAGCAGCTGTACCCGACCGCCAAGATGGTCATCGGCCCGGTCATCGACGAAGGCTTCTACTACGACATCGCCTACGAGCGCCCCTTCACCCCTGAAGACCTGGCCGCCATCGAAAAGCGCATGCAGCAGCTGATCGAGAAGGACTACGACGTCGTCAAGAAGATGACCCCGCGCGCCGAAGTCATCGATGTGTTCAAGACCCGTGGCGAAGACTACAAGCTGCGCCTGGTCGAAGACATGCCGGACGAACAGGCCATGGGCCTGTACTACCACGAAGAATACGTCGACATGTGCCGTGGCCCGCACGTGCCGAACACCCGCTTCCTCAAGGCATTCAAGCTGACCAAGCTGTCCGGCGCCTACTGGCGCGGCGATGCCAAGAACGAGCAGCTGCAACGCGTGTATGGCACCGCCTGGGCCGACAAGAAGCAGCTGGCCGCCTACATCCAGCGCATCGAAGAAGCCGAAAAGCGCGACCACCGCAAGATCGGCAAGCAGCTCGACCTCTTCCATTTGCAGGAAGAAGCCCCGGGCATGGTGTTCTGGCACGCCAACGGCTGGACGGTCTATCAGGTACTCGAGCAGTACATGCGCAAGATCCAGCGCGAGAACGGCTACCAGGAAATCAAGACGCCGCAGGTTGTCGACCGCATTCTCTGGGAGCGTTCCGGCCACTGGTCCAACTATGCCGAGAACATGTTCACCACTTCATCGGAAAGCCGCGACTTCGCGGTAAAGCCGATGAACTGCCCATGCCACGTGCAGGTGTTCAACCAGGGCCTGAAGAGCTACCGCGACCTGCCTCTGCGCCTGGCCGAGTTCGGTGCCTGCCACCGTAACGAGCCGTCCGGCGCCCTGCACGGCATCATGCGCGTGCGTGGCTTCGTGCAGGACGACGCGCATATCTTCTGCACCGAAGATCAGGTGAAGAAGGAAGCGGCCGACTTCATCAAACTGACCCTGGACGTGTACAAGGACTTCGGTTTCACCGACGTGGCCATGAAGTTGTCCACCCGTCCGGCCAAGCGTGTCGGTTCCGAAGAGCTGTGGGACCGTGCCGAAGGCGCACTGGCCGACGCTCTGAACGAATCGGGCCTGGAGTGGGAGTACCAGCCGGGCGAGGGCGCGTTCTACGGCCCGAAGATCGAGTTCACCCTGCGCGACTGCCTGGGCCGTAACTGGCAGTGCGGCACCCTGCAGTACGACCCGAACCTGCCCGAGCGGCTGGACGCCAGCTACATTGCCGAAGACAACGCGCGCAAGCGCCCGGTGATGCTGCACCGCGCCATCCTCGGTTCGTTCGAGCGCTTCATCGGCATGCTCATCGAGCATTACGCAGGCGTGTTCCCAGCGTGGCTGGCACCGACCCAGGCGGTGATCATGAACATCACCGACAAACAGGCCGATTTCGCCCTCGAGGTTGAGAAATCTCTGAACGGTAGCGGTTTCCGTGCCAAGTCGGACTTGAGAAATGAGAAGATCGGCTTTAAAATCCGCGAGCATACTTTGCTCAAGGTCCCGTACCTTTTGGTTATAGGGGATCGCGAAGTCGAAACGCAAACCGTCGCTGTGCGTACTCGCGAAGGCGCAGACTTGGGCTCCATGCCCGTCGCCCAGTTCGCTGAGCTCCTGACACAAGCGGTTTCCCGGCGTGGTCGCCAAGAATCGGAGTAA
- the infC gene encoding translation initiation factor IF-3 — protein MTIKREMRNDKRAAPKAPINENISAREVRLIGADGEQVGIVSIDEALRIADEAKLDLVEISADAVPPVCKVMDYGKHLFEKKKQANEAKKNQKQIQIKEIKFRPGTEEGDYQVKLRNLVRFLTDGDKAKISLRFRGREMAHQELGMELLKRVEADLAEYGAVEQHPKMEGRQLMMVIAPKKKK, from the coding sequence ATGACTATTAAGCGTGAAATGAGAAACGATAAGCGTGCTGCACCGAAGGCCCCGATCAACGAGAATATCTCGGCCCGCGAGGTTCGGTTAATTGGCGCAGACGGCGAGCAGGTTGGCATCGTCTCGATTGATGAAGCGCTGCGTATCGCTGATGAAGCGAAGCTGGACCTGGTAGAAATCTCTGCAGACGCGGTACCACCGGTCTGCAAGGTCATGGACTACGGCAAGCACCTCTTCGAGAAGAAGAAGCAGGCTAACGAAGCCAAGAAGAACCAGAAGCAGATCCAGATTAAAGAAATCAAGTTTCGTCCAGGGACGGAGGAAGGGGATTACCAGGTAAAACTACGCAACCTGGTACGTTTCCTTACTGATGGGGACAAGGCCAAGATCTCTCTGAGATTCCGTGGCCGTGAGATGGCTCACCAGGAGCTGGGCATGGAGCTGTTGAAGCGGGTCGAAGCTGACCTCGCCGAATACGGCGCCGTTGAGCAGCATCCGAAGATGGAAGGACGCCAGCTTATGATGGTCATCGCCCCCAAGAAAAAGAAGTAA
- the rpmI gene encoding 50S ribosomal protein L35, producing MPKMKTKSGAAKRFLKTASGFKHKHAFKSHILTKMSTKRKRQLRGSSLLHPSDVAKVERMLRVR from the coding sequence ATGCCAAAAATGAAAACCAAGAGCGGTGCTGCGAAGCGCTTCCTGAAGACCGCTTCCGGCTTCAAGCACAAGCACGCTTTCAAGAGCCACATCCTGACCAAAATGTCGACCAAGCGTAAGCGTCAACTGCGTGGTAGCAGCCTGCTGCACCCGTCCGACGTTGCAAAAGTCGAGCGCATGCTGCGCGTACGTTAA
- the rplT gene encoding 50S ribosomal protein L20 yields the protein MARVKRGVIARKRHKKILKLAKGYYGARSRVFRVAKQAVIKAGQYAYRDRRQKKRQFRALWIARINAGARTNGLSYSRLIAGLKKASIEIDRKVLADLAVNEKAAFAAIVEKAKAVLA from the coding sequence ATGGCTCGTGTAAAGCGCGGCGTTATCGCTCGTAAGCGTCACAAAAAAATTCTGAAACTGGCTAAAGGTTACTACGGTGCACGCTCGCGCGTATTCCGCGTAGCCAAGCAGGCAGTCATCAAGGCAGGCCAATACGCCTACCGCGACCGTCGCCAGAAGAAGCGTCAGTTCCGCGCACTGTGGATCGCTCGTATCAACGCCGGTGCCCGCACCAACGGTCTGTCCTACAGCCGTCTGATTGCTGGCCTGAAAAAGGCGTCGATCGAAATCGACCGTAAGGTTCTGGCTGACCTGGCAGTGAACGAAAAAGCGGCGTTTGCTGCAATTGTCGAGAAAGCTAAAGCCGTTCTGGCTTAA
- the pheS gene encoding phenylalanine--tRNA ligase subunit alpha has protein sequence MENLDALVSQALEAVERAEDINALEQIRVQYLGKKGELTQVMKTLGNLPAEERPKVGALINDAKERVTEVLNARKAGFEEAELSARLAAECIDVTLPGRGQATGGLHPITRTLERIEQFFTHIGYGIAEGPEVEDDYHNFEALNIPGHHPARAMHDTFYFNANMLLRTHTSPVQVRTMESTQPPIRIVCPGRVYRCDSDITHSPMFHQVEGLLIDRDINFADLKGTIEEFLRVFFEKELAVRFRPSFFPFTEPSAEVDIQCVMCSGKGCRVCKQTGWLEVMGCGMVHPNVLRMSGIDPEEFQGFAFGMGAERLAMLRYGVNDLRLFFDNDLRFLAQFR, from the coding sequence ATGGAAAACCTGGATGCGCTGGTCTCCCAAGCCCTTGAGGCTGTGGAGCGCGCTGAAGACATCAATGCCCTGGAACAGATCCGGGTTCAGTATCTCGGCAAGAAGGGCGAACTGACCCAGGTAATGAAGACCCTGGGCAACCTGCCAGCCGAAGAGCGGCCGAAAGTCGGCGCGCTGATCAACGACGCCAAAGAGCGCGTTACCGAGGTGCTCAACGCACGCAAGGCAGGCTTCGAAGAGGCCGAGCTCAGCGCTCGCCTGGCCGCCGAATGCATTGATGTGACCCTGCCAGGTCGCGGCCAGGCCACCGGTGGCCTGCACCCGATCACCCGTACACTCGAGCGCATCGAGCAGTTCTTCACCCACATCGGCTACGGCATCGCCGAAGGCCCCGAGGTCGAAGACGACTACCACAACTTCGAAGCGCTCAACATCCCCGGCCACCACCCGGCCCGGGCGATGCATGACACCTTCTACTTCAATGCCAACATGCTGCTGCGCACCCACACCTCGCCGGTGCAGGTGCGGACCATGGAGTCCACCCAGCCGCCGATCCGCATTGTGTGCCCGGGCCGTGTCTACCGCTGCGACTCGGATATCACCCACTCGCCGATGTTCCACCAGGTCGAAGGCCTGCTGATCGACCGCGACATCAACTTCGCCGACCTCAAGGGCACCATCGAAGAGTTCCTGCGGGTGTTCTTCGAGAAAGAACTGGCCGTGCGCTTCCGCCCGTCGTTCTTCCCGTTCACCGAACCGTCCGCCGAAGTCGACATCCAGTGCGTGATGTGTTCCGGCAAAGGCTGCCGCGTGTGCAAGCAGACCGGCTGGCTGGAAGTGATGGGCTGCGGCATGGTGCACCCGAACGTGCTACGCATGTCCGGCATCGACCCGGAAGAATTCCAGGGCTTCGCCTTCGGCATGGGCGCCGAGCGCCTGGCCATGCTGCGTTATGGCGTCAACGATTTGCGTCTGTTCTTCGACAACGACCTGCGGTTCCTGGCCCAATTCCGCTAG
- the pheT gene encoding phenylalanine--tRNA ligase subunit beta, with the protein MKFSEQWLRGWVNPQVSRDELVARLSMAGLEVDSVTPAAGQFSGIVVGEILATEQHPDADKLRVCQVSSGQETFQVVCGAPNARPGIKIPFAMIGAELPGDFKIKKAKLRGVESFGMLCSAAELQISEENDGLLELAADAPVGQDIRQYLNLDDASIEIGLTPNRGDCLSLAGLARDVSALYNVSVTRPVVPAVAAAHDEVRPVEVCAPAACPRYLGRVIRNVDLSKPTPLWMVERLRRSDVRSIDAAVDITNYVMLELGQPMHAFDLAEINGGIRVRMAEEGEKLVLLDGQEVALRADTLVIADHTRALAIAGVMGGEHSGVNTEKTRDLFLESAFFEPISVAGKARSYGLHTDASHRYERGVDSQLAREAMERATALVLEVVGGEAGPIVEAVSQQHLPQVAPVTLRAERITQMLGMELDATQVEQMLNALELTTTADGAGQWTVNVPSHRFDISLEVDLIEELARLYGYNNLPVRYPQARLAPQARPETRGELPNLRRLLVARGYQEAITYSFIDPKLFELFALGVEPLLLANPISSDMAAMRASLWPGLVKALQHNLNRQQDRVRLFESGLRFVGQLGDLKQQPMIAGVVTGSRLPEGWANGRDSIDFFDVKADVEALLGYSGALSDFTFVAGKHHALHPGQTARIERDGKEVGYLGALHPELAKALDLDRPVFVFELVLGDVVEGRLPKFSELSKFPETRRDLALIAGRDVASSSVLEVIRDNAGEWLTDLRLFDVYQGKGIDPDRKSLAVGLTWQHPSRTLNDDEVNTTLQNILTSLEQRLNTTLRK; encoded by the coding sequence ATGAAATTCAGTGAACAGTGGCTGCGCGGTTGGGTAAACCCGCAAGTCTCCCGTGACGAACTGGTCGCCCGCCTGTCCATGGCCGGCCTGGAAGTCGACAGCGTGACCCCCGCTGCCGGCCAGTTCAGCGGCATCGTCGTGGGTGAGATTCTCGCCACCGAACAACACCCGGACGCCGACAAGCTGCGCGTGTGCCAGGTCAGTAGCGGCCAGGAAACCTTCCAGGTCGTGTGCGGCGCGCCCAATGCACGCCCAGGCATCAAGATCCCGTTCGCCATGATCGGCGCCGAACTGCCAGGCGACTTCAAGATCAAGAAGGCCAAGCTGCGCGGCGTCGAGTCCTTCGGCATGCTGTGCTCGGCCGCCGAGCTGCAGATCAGCGAAGAGAACGACGGCCTGCTGGAATTGGCCGCCGACGCCCCGGTGGGCCAGGACATTCGCCAGTACCTGAACCTGGACGACGCCAGCATCGAGATCGGCCTCACCCCTAACCGCGGTGATTGCCTGTCCCTGGCCGGCCTGGCCCGCGATGTCAGCGCCCTGTACAACGTTTCGGTTACCCGCCCGGTCGTGCCTGCTGTAGCGGCCGCCCACGACGAAGTGCGCCCGGTCGAAGTCTGCGCCCCGGCCGCCTGCCCACGCTACCTGGGCCGCGTGATCCGCAACGTCGACCTGTCCAAGCCGACCCCGCTGTGGATGGTTGAGCGCCTGCGCCGCAGCGACGTGCGCAGCATCGACGCCGCCGTCGACATCACCAACTACGTGATGCTTGAGCTCGGCCAGCCGATGCACGCCTTCGACCTCGCCGAAATCAACGGCGGCATCCGCGTACGCATGGCCGAAGAGGGCGAGAAGCTCGTCCTGCTCGACGGCCAGGAAGTCGCCCTGCGCGCCGACACCCTGGTCATCGCCGACCACACCCGCGCCCTGGCCATTGCCGGCGTGATGGGTGGCGAGCACAGCGGCGTCAACACCGAGAAGACCCGCGACCTGTTCCTGGAAAGCGCCTTCTTCGAGCCGATTTCCGTCGCCGGCAAGGCCCGTTCCTACGGCCTGCACACCGATGCCTCGCACCGCTACGAGCGCGGCGTCGACTCGCAGCTGGCCCGCGAAGCCATGGAGCGCGCCACCGCCCTGGTGCTGGAAGTCGTCGGCGGTGAAGCCGGCCCGATCGTCGAAGCCGTCAGCCAGCAACACCTGCCGCAAGTCGCCCCGGTGACCCTGCGCGCCGAACGCATCACCCAGATGCTCGGCATGGAGCTGGACGCCACCCAGGTCGAGCAGATGCTCAACGCCCTGGAGCTGACCACCACGGCCGACGGGGCAGGGCAGTGGACTGTCAACGTCCCGAGCCACCGCTTCGACATCAGCCTGGAAGTCGACCTGATCGAAGAGCTGGCACGCCTGTACGGCTACAACAACCTGCCGGTTCGCTACCCGCAAGCCCGCCTGGCCCCGCAAGCCCGCCCGGAAACCCGCGGCGAGCTGCCGAACCTGCGCCGCCTGCTGGTGGCCCGTGGTTACCAGGAAGCCATCACCTACAGCTTCATCGACCCGAAACTGTTCGAGCTGTTCGCCCTAGGCGTAGAGCCGCTGCTGCTGGCCAACCCGATCTCCAGCGACATGGCCGCCATGCGTGCGTCCCTGTGGCCGGGCCTGGTCAAGGCGCTGCAGCACAACCTCAACCGCCAGCAAGACCGCGTGCGCCTGTTCGAAAGCGGCCTGCGCTTCGTCGGCCAGCTGGGCGACCTCAAGCAGCAACCGATGATCGCCGGCGTCGTCACCGGCAGCCGCCTGCCCGAAGGCTGGGCCAACGGTCGCGACAGCATCGACTTCTTCGACGTCAAGGCTGACGTGGAAGCCCTGCTGGGTTATTCCGGCGCCCTGAGCGACTTCACCTTCGTCGCCGGTAAGCACCACGCCCTGCATCCAGGCCAGACCGCCCGCATCGAGCGCGACGGCAAGGAAGTCGGCTACCTCGGCGCCCTGCACCCAGAACTTGCAAAAGCCCTGGATCTGGACCGCCCGGTGTTCGTCTTCGAGCTGGTATTGGGTGACGTGGTCGAAGGCCGCCTGCCGAAATTCAGCGAACTCTCCAAGTTCCCGGAAACCCGTCGCGACCTGGCTTTGATCGCAGGACGTGATGTAGCTTCTAGTTCCGTGCTTGAAGTAATTCGTGACAATGCAGGCGAATGGCTTACAGACCTCAGGCTGTTTGACGTCTACCAGGGTAAAGGCATTGATCCTGATAGAAAAAGCCTGGCCGTCGGCTTGACCTGGCAGCATCCATCGCGCACTCTTAACGACGATGAGGTGAACACTACCCTGCAAAACATCCTCACCTCGCTTGAACAAAGGTTGAACACCACGTTAAGGAAATAA
- the ihfA gene encoding integration host factor subunit alpha — MGALTKAEMAERLYEELGLNKREAKELVELFFEEIRHALEENEQVKLSGFGNFDLRDKRQRPGRNPKTGEEIPITARRVVTFRPGQKLKARVEAYAGTKP; from the coding sequence ATGGGTGCTCTGACGAAAGCTGAGATGGCCGAAAGGCTGTACGAGGAGCTGGGGCTTAACAAGCGTGAGGCCAAGGAGCTGGTCGAGCTGTTTTTTGAAGAAATTCGGCACGCACTTGAAGAGAACGAGCAGGTCAAGTTGTCCGGTTTCGGCAACTTCGACCTTCGCGACAAACGCCAGCGGCCGGGCCGCAACCCCAAGACAGGGGAAGAGATCCCGATCACTGCACGGCGCGTCGTCACCTTTCGTCCAGGGCAGAAGTTGAAGGCCCGGGTTGAGGCCTATGCTGGAACCAAGCCATAA
- a CDS encoding MerR family transcriptional regulator yields MLEPSHNDELPPIPGKRYFTIGEVSELCAVKPHVLRYWEQEFPQLNPVKRRGNRRYYQRQDVLMIRQIRALLYDQGFTIGGARLRLSSDEVKDESSQYKQLIRQMIVELEDVLVVLKK; encoded by the coding sequence ATGCTGGAACCAAGCCATAACGACGAACTGCCTCCCATACCGGGCAAACGCTACTTCACCATTGGTGAAGTGAGCGAGTTGTGTGCCGTAAAGCCACACGTGCTGCGGTATTGGGAGCAGGAGTTCCCTCAGCTCAACCCCGTGAAGCGGCGGGGCAATCGGCGGTATTACCAGCGCCAGGACGTGCTGATGATCCGCCAGATTCGCGCGCTGCTTTATGATCAGGGGTTCACCATTGGTGGGGCGCGGTTGCGGCTCTCCAGTGATGAGGTGAAGGATGAGTCCAGCCAGTACAAGCAGCTGATTCGGCAGATGATTGTTGAGTTGGAGGATGTGCTGGTGGTGTTGAAGAAGTGA